In Oryzihumus leptocrescens, the following are encoded in one genomic region:
- a CDS encoding GGDEF domain-containing protein produces the protein MSIRNRLALILGSVLLPLLLGTGVVVAVVVPAHDKDQAKAGLRVVAEAVASLQQETCLDLAASARLVGGSVERGDAAGSALRIHLRQDVRFAAVSRNGTLLARAGDAPAGVAAQHEVLHQCTTSPVRPAISPVAALSPAPAVLEYSATTPTARGPVLVVVATPIDDMQLGTWRSRVGAAADVQLAAACPGGGVTATGTEAVARPLAAAAQRIFEGRKAAVAGMHVVSADVGAGHPCVVVAAMRAPSTLTASALTWSMLLLALIVGGVLVWWLARQLTQPVLALTEAAERAARGDLAMKLPVSGKDEVARLAGSFNHMARQLDLRMTEIQDSRDRLRLNVQRLGDALQRTHDLDGLLSAVCAIGATATESQRVTAWLVEGNSLVARVVWPGGAARAGVRRVPIGDSLPGQVVADGVVRRLVAGAREDVTLRDGPAMGAPLQRGEMMLGALVVERTGDAESYTVEDQAMLTSITGPAGIAIDNAMLHRQAQRMSVIDPLTGVGNLRMLTTTLAREVDRAQHFGRSVSLLLLDIDHFKNLNDAHGHGAGDAILHGMAQRVAASIRSVDTVARYGGEEFAVVCPELGPEEAYGLASHLHEAIRGAGFPVEDGVVDVRVSIGVASWPQQATTSTELMRAADAALSQAKASGRDRVSAATVPHR, from the coding sequence GTGTCCATCCGTAACCGGCTCGCGCTGATCCTGGGTTCGGTGCTGCTTCCGCTGCTGCTCGGGACCGGGGTGGTCGTGGCCGTGGTGGTCCCGGCCCACGACAAGGACCAGGCGAAGGCCGGTCTGCGCGTCGTCGCCGAGGCGGTGGCCTCGCTGCAGCAGGAGACCTGCCTGGACCTGGCCGCCTCGGCCCGGCTGGTCGGCGGCTCGGTCGAGCGCGGTGACGCTGCCGGGTCGGCGCTGCGGATCCACCTGCGCCAGGACGTCCGGTTCGCCGCGGTCTCCCGCAACGGGACCCTGCTGGCGCGGGCCGGGGACGCCCCCGCAGGCGTCGCCGCGCAGCACGAGGTGCTGCACCAATGCACGACGTCGCCGGTGCGCCCGGCCATCTCCCCGGTCGCCGCGCTCTCGCCGGCTCCGGCGGTCCTGGAGTACTCCGCGACCACCCCGACCGCACGGGGGCCGGTGCTCGTCGTGGTGGCCACGCCCATCGACGACATGCAGCTCGGCACCTGGCGCAGCCGCGTCGGCGCTGCCGCCGACGTCCAGCTCGCCGCCGCGTGCCCCGGCGGCGGCGTGACGGCGACGGGCACGGAGGCCGTCGCCCGCCCGCTGGCGGCAGCCGCGCAGAGGATCTTCGAGGGTCGCAAGGCCGCGGTCGCCGGGATGCACGTGGTGTCGGCCGACGTCGGCGCGGGCCACCCGTGCGTGGTCGTCGCCGCGATGCGGGCACCGAGCACGCTGACCGCGTCGGCCCTGACGTGGAGCATGCTGCTGCTCGCCCTCATCGTCGGCGGCGTGCTGGTGTGGTGGCTGGCCCGCCAGCTGACCCAGCCGGTGCTGGCGCTGACCGAGGCCGCGGAGCGGGCGGCCCGGGGCGACCTGGCCATGAAGCTGCCGGTCAGCGGCAAGGACGAGGTCGCCCGGCTCGCGGGCAGCTTCAACCACATGGCCCGCCAGCTGGACCTGCGCATGACCGAGATCCAGGACAGCCGCGACCGGCTGCGCCTCAACGTCCAGCGCCTCGGCGACGCGCTGCAGCGCACCCACGACCTCGACGGCCTGCTGTCGGCGGTGTGCGCCATCGGCGCCACCGCGACCGAGAGCCAGCGGGTCACCGCCTGGCTGGTCGAGGGCAACAGCCTCGTCGCCCGCGTGGTCTGGCCCGGCGGCGCGGCCCGCGCCGGGGTGCGCCGGGTCCCGATCGGGGACAGCCTGCCCGGGCAGGTGGTCGCCGACGGCGTGGTCCGCCGGCTGGTCGCCGGGGCCCGCGAGGACGTCACGCTCCGGGACGGGCCGGCCATGGGGGCGCCGCTGCAGCGCGGCGAGATGATGCTCGGCGCCCTCGTGGTGGAGCGGACCGGCGATGCCGAGTCCTACACCGTCGAGGACCAGGCCATGCTCACGTCGATCACCGGTCCGGCCGGCATCGCCATCGACAACGCGATGCTGCACCGGCAGGCGCAGCGGATGTCGGTCATCGACCCGCTGACCGGCGTCGGCAACCTGCGCATGCTCACCACCACCCTGGCCCGCGAGGTGGACCGCGCCCAGCACTTCGGGCGCAGCGTGTCCCTGCTGCTCCTGGACATCGACCACTTCAAGAACCTCAACGACGCGCACGGGCACGGCGCCGGCGACGCGATCCTGCACGGGATGGCCCAGCGCGTGGCCGCGAGCATCCGGTCGGTCGACACGGTGGCCCGTTACGGCGGGGAGGAGTTCGCCGTGGTGTGCCCCGAGCTCGGGCCCGAGGAGGCCTACGGCCTGGCGAGCCACCTGCACGAGGCGATCCGCGGTGCCGGCTTCCCGGTGGAGGACGGCGTGGTCGACGTCCGCGTCAGCATCGGGGTGGCCTCCTGGCCGCAGCAGGCGACCACCTCCACCGAGCTCATGCGGGCCGCGGACGCGGCGTTGTCGCAGGCGAAGGCCTCCGGTCGGGACCGAGTTTCCGCCGCAACCGTCCCGCACCGATAA
- a CDS encoding penicillin acylase family protein, whose protein sequence is MSRAKLARRIIVSVVAALLVVILVGVVVVVGLVRHSFPQTTGTISVPGLGSRVSVLRDEHGVPQIYADSSADLFEAQGYVTAQDRFFEMDLRRHITAGRLSELVGSAGLDTDKVIRTMGWRRVAEQELPTLAPSTRQYLQAYADGVNAYINQMGSPSQMGFEYSVLSQKVDNYHVEPWTPVDSLAWLKAMAWDLRGNYDDELTRARLAGTPMSLAHIAELYPDYPFGSHKPILSSQDWSPSGSGSGSGTDTTGSGSTGSGSDTTGTTSSADGSSTGSDGASSSASPYPAYLGGKTAQAAYAQVTAALDAVPTTLGRGDGIGSNSWVVGSSRSSTGKPLLANDPHLAPGVPGIWYQTGLHCRSVGKDCPFDVAGYSFSGLPGVVIGHNQTISWGFTNLGPDVSDFYLEQVNGDQVLRDGSYVPLTTRRETIKVAGGNDVSITVRSTHHGPLMSDVLPSVADAGQGAPVEGKKNPGSYDVSLAWTGLQPGHTADALFAIDKAQSFEQFRGAAKNFDVPAQNLVYADVHGHIGYQAPGRIPVRRSAITGSPPGFWPAPGWDSRYDWTGYVPFTDMPTSYDPPEDYIVAANQAVTASDSPFLTTEWDYGFRSQRIRDLLAATPKVTPARMSQIQGDTRNTFAPDLVKYLLPLKVDPFTADAQRLLKGWNYTTPTGQSRNGAAAAYYNAVWSNILELTFDDELPKDVKADGGGHWMQVVKVMLEKPRDSWWDNKGTAGVLEGRDEILRQAMVQARLELTKQLGKDPVTWQWGRLHRLDLKHPVLGTDAVPGYVRVLFNRGPWDMPGGSSIVDANGWDAGKGYQVDWAPSMRMVVDLGHLDASHWVNQTGASGHPFNDHYDDQTDAWATNQTFPWPFTESAVRKATKDELTLVPGADKG, encoded by the coding sequence GTGTCTCGCGCCAAACTCGCCCGCCGCATCATCGTGTCCGTCGTGGCGGCGCTCCTCGTGGTCATCCTCGTCGGAGTCGTCGTCGTGGTGGGCCTGGTCCGCCACTCCTTCCCCCAGACCACCGGCACCATCTCCGTCCCGGGGCTCGGCTCACGGGTCTCGGTGCTGCGTGACGAGCACGGCGTCCCACAGATCTACGCCGACAGCTCCGCCGACCTGTTCGAGGCGCAGGGCTACGTCACGGCCCAGGACCGGTTCTTCGAGATGGACCTGCGGCGGCACATCACGGCCGGGCGCCTGTCGGAGCTGGTCGGCTCGGCCGGGCTCGACACCGACAAGGTCATCCGCACCATGGGCTGGCGCCGGGTCGCCGAGCAGGAGCTGCCCACGCTGGCGCCGAGCACCCGGCAGTACCTCCAGGCCTACGCGGACGGGGTGAACGCCTACATCAACCAGATGGGCTCGCCCTCGCAGATGGGCTTCGAGTACTCCGTCCTGAGCCAGAAGGTCGACAACTACCACGTCGAGCCGTGGACCCCCGTGGACTCCCTGGCCTGGCTCAAGGCGATGGCCTGGGACCTGCGCGGCAACTACGACGACGAGCTGACGCGGGCGCGGCTGGCCGGGACGCCGATGTCGTTGGCGCACATCGCCGAGCTCTACCCCGACTACCCGTTCGGCTCGCACAAGCCGATCCTGTCCTCCCAGGACTGGAGCCCGAGCGGGTCCGGCTCCGGCTCCGGCACCGACACCACGGGCTCCGGCAGCACCGGCTCCGGCAGCGACACCACGGGCACCACCTCCTCCGCCGACGGGTCCTCGACCGGCAGTGACGGTGCGTCGAGCTCCGCGAGCCCGTACCCGGCATACCTGGGGGGCAAGACCGCGCAGGCGGCGTACGCGCAGGTGACCGCCGCCCTCGACGCGGTGCCGACCACCCTCGGGCGCGGCGACGGCATCGGGTCCAACTCCTGGGTCGTGGGGTCCTCGCGCTCCAGCACCGGCAAGCCGCTGCTGGCCAACGACCCGCACCTGGCGCCCGGCGTCCCGGGCATCTGGTACCAGACCGGCCTGCACTGCCGCAGCGTCGGCAAGGACTGCCCGTTCGACGTCGCCGGCTACTCTTTCTCCGGGCTGCCCGGCGTGGTCATCGGCCACAACCAGACCATCTCGTGGGGGTTCACCAACCTCGGGCCGGACGTCAGCGACTTCTACCTCGAGCAGGTCAACGGCGACCAGGTCCTGCGCGACGGGAGCTACGTCCCGCTGACGACGCGCCGCGAGACGATCAAGGTCGCCGGCGGCAACGACGTCTCGATCACCGTGCGCTCGACCCACCACGGCCCGCTGATGTCCGACGTGCTGCCCAGCGTGGCCGACGCCGGCCAGGGCGCGCCGGTGGAAGGGAAGAAGAACCCCGGCAGCTACGACGTGTCCCTGGCCTGGACCGGGCTGCAGCCGGGGCACACCGCGGACGCCCTGTTCGCGATCGACAAGGCGCAGAGCTTCGAGCAGTTCCGCGGCGCCGCGAAGAACTTCGACGTGCCGGCGCAGAACCTCGTCTACGCCGACGTCCACGGCCACATCGGCTACCAGGCGCCCGGACGCATCCCGGTGCGCCGCTCGGCGATCACGGGCAGCCCGCCCGGTTTCTGGCCGGCGCCCGGCTGGGACTCCCGCTACGACTGGACCGGCTACGTCCCGTTCACAGACATGCCGACCAGCTACGACCCGCCGGAGGACTACATCGTCGCCGCCAACCAGGCGGTCACGGCCAGCGACAGCCCGTTCCTCACCACCGAGTGGGACTACGGCTTCCGCTCCCAGCGGATCCGCGACCTGCTGGCGGCGACGCCGAAGGTGACCCCGGCCCGGATGTCGCAGATCCAGGGCGACACGCGCAACACGTTCGCGCCCGACCTGGTGAAGTACCTCCTGCCGCTCAAGGTGGACCCCTTCACCGCCGACGCCCAGCGCCTGCTCAAGGGCTGGAACTACACCACGCCGACCGGGCAGTCCCGCAACGGTGCGGCCGCGGCCTACTACAACGCCGTGTGGAGCAACATCCTCGAGCTGACCTTCGACGACGAGCTGCCCAAGGACGTCAAGGCCGACGGTGGCGGGCACTGGATGCAGGTCGTCAAGGTCATGCTGGAGAAGCCGCGCGACTCCTGGTGGGACAACAAGGGCACCGCCGGAGTCCTCGAGGGCCGCGACGAGATCCTGCGCCAGGCCATGGTGCAGGCCCGGCTGGAGCTGACCAAGCAGCTGGGCAAGGACCCGGTGACCTGGCAGTGGGGCCGGCTGCACCGGCTGGACCTGAAGCACCCGGTGCTCGGCACCGACGCGGTGCCCGGCTACGTGCGGGTCCTGTTCAACCGCGGCCCGTGGGACATGCCCGGTGGCTCCTCGATCGTCGACGCCAACGGCTGGGACGCCGGCAAGGGCTACCAGGTCGACTGGGCCCCCTCGATGCGGATGGTCGTCGACCTGGGCCACCTGGACGCCTCGCACTGGGTCAACCAGACCGGCGCGTCGGGGCACCCGTTCAACGACCACTACGACGACCAGACCGATGCGTGGGCCACGAACCAGACGTTCCCGTGGCCGTTCACCGAGTCGGCGGTGCGCAAGGCCACCAAGGACGAGCTGACCCTGGTGCCGGGGGCGGACAAGGGCTGA
- the moaC gene encoding cyclic pyranopterin monophosphate synthase MoaC, with protein MEEPALSHVRPDGSAHMVDVSAKPITARRASAAGRVLLSAHAVAALRGGTVPKGDALAVARIAGIQGAKRTPELVPLAHPIGIHGVEVDLAVVDDGVDVTATVLTADRTGIEMEALTAVTVAALALVDMVKAVDKHARITDVRVTAKSGGRSGDWSEG; from the coding sequence ATGGAGGAGCCGGCGCTGTCCCATGTGCGCCCCGACGGCAGCGCGCACATGGTCGACGTCAGCGCCAAGCCGATCACGGCCCGCCGGGCGAGTGCCGCCGGGCGCGTCCTGCTGTCGGCGCACGCCGTCGCGGCGCTGCGGGGTGGCACGGTGCCCAAGGGTGACGCGCTCGCGGTGGCCCGGATCGCGGGCATCCAGGGCGCCAAGCGCACCCCCGAGCTCGTGCCGCTGGCGCATCCGATCGGGATCCACGGCGTCGAGGTCGACCTCGCCGTCGTCGACGACGGGGTCGACGTCACGGCGACGGTGCTGACTGCCGACCGCACCGGGATCGAGATGGAGGCGCTCACGGCCGTGACCGTCGCGGCCCTCGCCCTGGTCGACATGGTCAAGGCCGTCGACAAGCACGCGCGGATCACCGACGTGCGCGTCACGGCGAAGTCCGGGGGGCGCTCCGGGGACTGGAGCGAGGGGTGA
- the glp gene encoding gephyrin-like molybdotransferase Glp produces the protein MISVEQHLGRILDTVRRLPPIELGLLDALGCVLAEDVRSAADLPGFTNSAMDGYAVHAADVAAATDDSPVRLPVVNDIAAGNTQALSLAPGQSMRIMTGAPLPHGADAVVPVELTDAGLASVAVRSPVEVGQHVRPTGDDVHTGDLVLRSGGRLGPRQLALLAAVGRSSVRVVPKPRVVVVSTGDELVEVGRPAGFGQVVDSNGLMLTAAVRALGAVPFRVGPVVDDAKELMSTLEDQLVRADAVITSGGVSAGAYDTVKEVLSRVGTVRFDKVSMQPGMPQGFGVLGVDETPVFTLPGNPVSAMVSFEVFVAPALRAMAGRPEHESALVPAVVETGWTAPAGKTQFARAVLHPRRVTGTNGQDCDFAVTLVGSQGSHVLGGLAAANCLAVIPAAVTEVQAGDVVRCHLLGAMMEA, from the coding sequence GTGATCAGCGTCGAGCAGCACCTCGGGCGCATCCTGGACACGGTGCGCCGGCTGCCGCCCATCGAGCTCGGCCTCCTCGACGCGCTCGGGTGCGTCCTCGCCGAGGACGTGCGCAGCGCCGCCGACCTGCCCGGGTTCACCAACTCCGCGATGGACGGGTATGCCGTGCACGCGGCGGACGTCGCCGCCGCCACCGATGACTCCCCGGTGCGGCTGCCCGTCGTCAACGACATCGCGGCGGGCAACACCCAGGCGCTGAGCCTGGCCCCGGGGCAGTCGATGCGGATCATGACCGGCGCGCCGTTGCCGCACGGCGCCGACGCGGTCGTGCCCGTGGAGCTGACCGACGCCGGGCTGGCCTCCGTGGCGGTCCGGTCCCCGGTCGAGGTGGGCCAGCACGTGCGCCCCACCGGGGACGACGTGCACACCGGCGACCTGGTCCTGCGGTCGGGTGGACGGCTCGGCCCGCGGCAGCTGGCGCTGCTCGCCGCGGTGGGCCGCTCCTCGGTGCGGGTGGTCCCGAAGCCGCGCGTGGTGGTCGTGTCCACCGGCGACGAGCTCGTCGAGGTGGGCCGCCCGGCCGGGTTCGGCCAGGTGGTCGACAGCAACGGGCTCATGCTCACCGCGGCGGTGCGGGCCCTCGGGGCCGTGCCGTTCCGGGTGGGCCCGGTGGTCGACGACGCCAAGGAGCTCATGTCCACCCTCGAGGACCAGCTGGTGCGCGCGGACGCGGTGATCACCAGCGGCGGGGTCAGCGCGGGCGCCTACGACACGGTCAAGGAGGTGCTGTCCCGCGTGGGGACGGTGCGCTTCGACAAGGTGTCGATGCAGCCCGGCATGCCGCAGGGTTTCGGGGTCCTCGGCGTCGACGAGACCCCGGTGTTCACCCTGCCGGGCAACCCGGTCAGCGCGATGGTCTCCTTCGAGGTGTTCGTGGCCCCGGCGCTGCGCGCCATGGCGGGCCGTCCCGAGCACGAGAGCGCCCTGGTCCCGGCCGTGGTCGAGACCGGGTGGACGGCTCCCGCGGGCAAGACCCAGTTCGCCCGCGCGGTGCTGCACCCGCGACGGGTCACCGGCACCAACGGGCAGGACTGCGACTTCGCCGTGACGCTGGTGGGCTCCCAGGGATCCCATGTGCTCGGCGGGCTGGCGGCCGCCAACTGCCTGGCCGTGATCCCGGCCGCGGTCACCGAGGTCCAGGCCGGCGACGTGGTCCGTTGCCACCTGCTCGGCGCGATGATGGAGGCGTGA
- a CDS encoding GNAT family N-acetyltransferase yields MTVAWPVTLSATTPSGQAVTLGPLRVRQRKEWEALRRDNADWLREWEATAPEPVTGRVGYRQMVRYFNREAVEGRMLPFAISVDGRLAGQMHLFGITWGSMRSGAAGYWVSRSVAGQGVAPISLALLTDHAFRVLGLHRVEVNIRPDNAASLRVVAKLGFRDEGLRTRYLHINGAWRDHRSFALTTEDLAGGRLLDRWLDAVDQPHRRHTDAGPRG; encoded by the coding sequence ATGACCGTCGCGTGGCCCGTCACCCTGTCGGCCACGACGCCGTCGGGGCAGGCCGTCACCCTCGGGCCGTTGCGGGTGCGACAGCGCAAGGAGTGGGAGGCGCTGCGCCGCGACAACGCGGACTGGCTGCGGGAGTGGGAGGCGACGGCGCCCGAGCCGGTGACCGGCCGCGTCGGCTACCGGCAGATGGTGCGCTACTTCAACCGCGAGGCGGTCGAGGGACGGATGCTGCCGTTCGCGATCTCGGTCGACGGCCGGCTGGCCGGGCAGATGCACCTGTTCGGGATCACGTGGGGCTCCATGCGCTCCGGAGCGGCCGGCTACTGGGTGTCCAGATCCGTTGCGGGACAAGGGGTTGCGCCGATCTCACTGGCGCTGCTGACCGACCACGCGTTCCGCGTGCTGGGTCTGCACCGGGTCGAGGTCAACATCCGGCCGGACAACGCCGCGAGCCTGCGCGTGGTCGCCAAGCTGGGCTTCCGCGACGAGGGCCTGCGGACGCGCTACCTGCACATCAACGGTGCCTGGCGGGACCACCGCTCGTTCGCGCTGACGACCGAGGACCTCGCCGGTGGACGCCTCCTGGACCGCTGGCTCGATGCCGTGGACCAACCTCACAGGCGACACACCGACGCTGGTCCGCGCGGGTAG
- a CDS encoding MogA/MoaB family molybdenum cofactor biosynthesis protein, protein MSSAVVITCSTRAASGVYPDRSGPVIVEALRSWGFETGEPIVVPDGPEVEEALTAAVAAGPDLVLTTGGTGLTPTDGTPEATMRVIDRPVPGIAEAIRAAGVAAGVPAAMLSRGVAGMAGATLVVNLPGSTGGVRDGLTVLEPVVAHAVSQMRGGDH, encoded by the coding sequence GTGAGTTCCGCCGTCGTCATCACCTGTTCCACCCGCGCCGCCTCCGGGGTCTACCCCGACCGCTCCGGCCCGGTCATCGTCGAGGCCCTGCGTTCCTGGGGGTTCGAGACGGGTGAGCCGATCGTCGTGCCCGACGGCCCGGAGGTCGAGGAGGCCCTGACGGCCGCCGTGGCCGCCGGTCCCGACCTGGTGCTGACCACCGGGGGGACCGGTCTGACCCCGACCGACGGCACGCCCGAGGCGACGATGCGCGTCATCGACCGGCCGGTGCCCGGCATCGCCGAGGCGATCCGGGCCGCCGGGGTCGCCGCCGGGGTGCCCGCCGCAATGCTCTCGCGGGGCGTGGCCGGGATGGCCGGTGCCACGCTCGTGGTCAACCTCCCGGGCTCGACCGGTGGCGTGCGTGACGGGCTCACGGTCCTCGAACCGGTGGTGGCCCATGCCGTCTCGCAGATGCGCGGGGGCGACCACTGA
- a CDS encoding 5-formyltetrahydrofolate cyclo-ligase encodes MSAPGPTTAKVLLRQEIRTRRRAKATQRDRRADGEAIARAVLAALPPGTSTVAAYAALPSEPPTEALIEALVAHGIRVLLPVLLPDNDLDWRAVDRDGEHPTPLGRDAIGRAEVVVTPALGVDRSGTRLGQGGGSYDRALARRAATARVVALLHDGELVEGPLPREDHDARVHAVVTAGQGLVEVGAG; translated from the coding sequence ATGAGCGCCCCGGGCCCGACAACGGCCAAAGTTCTTCTCCGACAGGAGATTCGCACGCGACGTCGCGCGAAGGCTACCCAGCGCGACCGTCGGGCCGACGGCGAGGCCATCGCCCGGGCCGTGCTCGCCGCCCTCCCGCCGGGCACCAGCACCGTGGCGGCCTACGCGGCGCTGCCGTCCGAGCCGCCCACGGAGGCCCTCATCGAGGCGCTGGTGGCGCACGGCATACGGGTGCTCCTGCCCGTCCTGCTGCCCGACAACGACCTCGACTGGCGGGCGGTGGACCGCGACGGGGAGCACCCCACACCTCTGGGGCGGGACGCGATCGGGCGCGCCGAGGTGGTCGTGACCCCGGCCCTGGGCGTCGACCGGTCCGGCACCCGCCTGGGCCAGGGTGGCGGCAGCTACGACCGGGCCCTGGCGCGCCGCGCCGCGACGGCGCGGGTGGTCGCGCTCCTGCACGACGGGGAGCTCGTCGAGGGCCCCCTTCCCCGGGAGGACCACGACGCGCGCGTGCACGCCGTGGTCACCGCCGGGCAGGGCCTGGTCGAGGTGGGCGCCGGCTGA
- the galU gene encoding UTP--glucose-1-phosphate uridylyltransferase GalU, with translation MTSTAPTPSHDGATPPVIKAVIPAAGLGTRFLPATKATPKEMLPVVDKPAIQYVVEEATRAGLRDVLMVTGRNKTALEDHFDRHWELEQALEAKGDQLRLARVRKSTSLANVHYVRQGEPKGLGHAVLCAADHVGNNPFAVLLGDDLIDARDRLLEQMIAVQQERGGSVIALMEVPQDQVHLYGCAAVERDGDGDVVRVTGLVEKPDPADAPSNLAVIGRYVLDPSIFDVLAKTPPGRGNEIQLTDALQERAASTEPGGGVHGVVFRGRRYDTGDRLDYLKAVVRLAVEHRELGSDFSGWLEEFVAGREDVSQGSPVA, from the coding sequence ATGACGTCGACCGCGCCCACCCCTTCCCATGACGGTGCCACGCCGCCTGTCATCAAGGCCGTGATCCCCGCCGCCGGTCTGGGGACCCGCTTCCTGCCGGCCACCAAGGCGACCCCCAAGGAGATGCTGCCTGTCGTCGACAAGCCGGCGATCCAGTACGTCGTGGAGGAGGCGACCCGCGCCGGCCTGCGTGACGTGCTCATGGTCACCGGGCGCAACAAGACCGCCCTCGAGGACCACTTCGACCGCCACTGGGAGCTCGAGCAGGCGCTGGAGGCCAAGGGCGACCAGCTGCGGCTGGCCCGCGTGCGCAAGTCCACCAGCCTGGCCAACGTGCACTACGTCCGTCAGGGGGAGCCCAAGGGCCTGGGCCACGCGGTCCTGTGTGCCGCCGACCACGTCGGCAACAACCCCTTCGCGGTGCTCCTCGGCGACGACCTCATCGACGCCCGCGACCGGCTGCTCGAGCAGATGATCGCCGTGCAGCAGGAGCGCGGCGGCAGCGTCATCGCCCTGATGGAGGTGCCCCAGGACCAGGTGCACCTCTACGGTTGCGCCGCCGTCGAGCGCGACGGCGACGGCGACGTGGTGCGCGTGACCGGCCTGGTCGAGAAGCCCGACCCGGCCGATGCCCCGTCCAACCTCGCGGTGATCGGCCGCTACGTGCTCGACCCCTCGATCTTCGACGTCCTGGCCAAGACGCCTCCCGGCCGCGGCAACGAGATCCAGCTGACCGACGCCCTGCAGGAGCGTGCCGCCTCCACCGAGCCCGGCGGCGGGGTCCACGGCGTGGTCTTCCGCGGTCGTCGCTACGACACGGGCGACCGGCTCGACTACCTCAAGGCCGTCGTGCGCCTTGCGGTGGAGCACCGCGAGCTCGGCTCGGACTTCTCCGGGTGGCTGGAGGAGTTCGTCGCCGGCCGGGAGGACGTCAGCCAGGGCTCTCCCGTCGCGTGA